From the Verrucomicrobiota bacterium genome, one window contains:
- a CDS encoding NADH-quinone oxidoreductase subunit N — MMPPTLIAFLPEWILALGALVLFVITLGESRNCQARLAATLTAVAAIIATAFCLGQQAVLFDGAYRVDLFSQILKLALTVGFAFIVLLGKDLVDIRSEIRPEYFLFLTIHVLGLVMLVSSVDLITLVIALEVSSYPLYLMVAMRRELEGQRFQMESAIKYMMFGIAANGIMFFGMSYLFGITGTSSMPLMVTKLQPVVHTPFVIAGLAMMFCGIYYKLAVFPFHFWTPDVYQGASNETTSLIASLPKIGAVAVLVRFVSLATPDNHAISTLLTILAIASMFYGNLIALMQKDLKRLLGFSGIAHAGYALVGFTALSYAGYAASLYYIIGYMFMVLACFTVISSLSRDGANVTMDDLAGLHRRSPLLAVTLLTGVFALAGIPPFVGFIGKFSILTAALAKGHLALVIIAVLNTAIAIYYYLSIVRESCWRDPVDPTPIVVALPTRVLCLLLIAGNVLLGIAPGSMLEILTSAVACVNLPLR; from the coding sequence ATGATGCCTCCCACACTCATCGCTTTTCTTCCCGAATGGATATTGGCCCTGGGCGCGCTCGTCCTGTTTGTCATTACGCTGGGCGAGTCGCGCAACTGCCAGGCCCGCCTGGCCGCCACGCTCACGGCGGTGGCCGCCATTATCGCTACCGCGTTCTGCCTTGGGCAACAGGCGGTCCTGTTCGATGGCGCGTACCGGGTGGATCTATTTTCCCAGATCCTCAAGTTGGCGCTTACCGTTGGCTTTGCTTTCATCGTGCTGCTGGGCAAAGACCTGGTGGACATTCGTTCTGAAATTAGACCCGAATACTTCCTGTTTCTGACCATTCATGTCCTTGGTCTCGTTATGCTGGTGAGCAGCGTGGATTTGATCACGCTCGTCATCGCCCTGGAGGTCTCCTCCTATCCCCTTTACCTCATGGTCGCCATGCGTCGCGAGTTGGAAGGTCAGCGCTTCCAGATGGAATCCGCCATCAAATACATGATGTTCGGTATTGCTGCCAACGGCATCATGTTCTTTGGTATGAGCTACCTCTTCGGCATTACCGGCACCTCCTCGATGCCGCTGATGGTGACGAAGCTGCAACCCGTCGTCCATACCCCCTTTGTCATTGCCGGGTTGGCCATGATGTTCTGCGGCATCTACTACAAACTGGCCGTGTTCCCGTTCCATTTCTGGACCCCGGACGTGTACCAGGGTGCCTCCAATGAAACCACCAGCCTGATTGCGTCGCTGCCCAAGATCGGCGCGGTGGCCGTGCTCGTGCGCTTTGTATCGCTGGCCACCCCCGACAACCACGCCATCTCCACCTTGCTGACCATCCTGGCGATTGCCTCCATGTTTTACGGCAACCTGATCGCCCTGATGCAAAAGGACCTCAAGCGCCTGCTGGGTTTCTCCGGCATTGCCCATGCCGGGTATGCCTTGGTTGGGTTTACCGCTCTCAGCTATGCCGGCTACGCGGCTTCGCTGTACTACATTATCGGCTATATGTTCATGGTGCTGGCCTGCTTTACCGTCATCAGCAGCCTCTCCCGCGACGGAGCGAACGTCACCATGGACGACCTGGCCGGGTTGCATCGTCGTTCCCCCTTGCTGGCGGTCACCCTGCTGACCGGCGTTTTTGCCTTGGCCGGCATTCCGCCCTTTGTCGGGTTTATCGGCAAATTCAGCATCCTGACTGCTGCGCTGGCCAAAGGTCATCTCGCCCTGGTTATTATCGCCGTTCTGAATACGGCCATTGCCATTTACTACTACCTCAGCATTGTCCGGGAATCCTGTTGGCGCGATCCGGTGGACCCCACACCCATCGTGGTTGCCTTGCCCACCCGTGTGCTCTGTCTGCTGCTGATCGCGGGTAACGTGCTGCTTGGCATCGCCCCCGGCTCCATGCTGGAAATTCTCACTTCTGCGGTCGCCTGTGTGAACCTGCCGTTGCGGTAA